TCATCAGGTCAGTGCAGTGCAGCAGAGAATGCTCGAAACACGTCCAGATCTTCCCTCGCAGCTCCGATGAGATATCCAGCTTCAGACACAGATCTCGCAGACGCACGCTGGCTAAATGATACACCTGAAAGAACGAGCAAAAGAATATATGCACTTCAGCTAACAAAGATCTTCATTCAATACCAATAGATTGTGTACATCAGCAAAAAAACTTCTTCCTCACCTTCCTGAAGAATAGCGCGAGGGATCCAGTGCGGCGGGGTTTGTTGGCAGCCAGAGGCTGTGCGTCGGAGCTGGCGGCTGGAGCTGCAGTTCGGCTGGGGGAGGCAGTCAGTAAGACTTGGGCAGTGAGAGGGTTCATCTCATTGGCCTGAAGTTGGATGACTGTGATGCCGCCCGCCTCGTTTTTCATCACTAAAAGATGCAAAACACCAGCACATCAgcaacaaaatcaaacaaatatCTTTTTTGGGAAATGTTTTGCgtgcttaaaaaaaacaaacaaacaaaaaaacttggCAGGTACTTGGCAGGGGAATAGTTAGCTGCTGGCCATTTACGGTTGCCATGGAGAGGACAGTCGTGGTGGTGTTCTGGTTGTTCTCCATGGTGTTGGGAATGATTTTGATGGGAGTGACTGATATTCTTTTCACTGGGGACTGTGGCGGAGGGTCATCACCAAACAAGCGTCTCTTAGCGCTGCCAGCCGCTGGAGAACTGTAGCGGTCGTGAAGAGAGATGGGAGATTGAGGAACATCTAAGAGAGAAAGGAGACAAGTATTATTCCAATGAGTGTTCAATATTTTTAGGGGGGCCTTTTTGTGGTTTTAAGTATATGATGGTTAGCTTTGATGTCATCTGTAAGcttgaaaaaattaaatacaaataaaaaaattaaaaaaaatttaaaatattgaattaaacgatagtaaatattaatatataaacaattatatGTGCATTTTAGAATGGTAAATGGACCAAATATATCCATAAACAAATTTTtatccaatcaaatgctctctgcAAAAGCATCATAGAAGCCAACCTCATTTTAAGATGTATAGTACCTTTGCGTGCGCTGGAGCCCAGACCTGTACGGACCTCCCTGATGCGAGGGTGGATGATGGGGGATAGCGCCACCAATGGCAGGTGAGTGGGACCACCGGCATTGTTGCCCGTGTCAAAATTACTGGGAAAATTCACCTaagcagcacacacacacacacacacacacacacaaaaaaaaacataatatctgttatttaaatgacacCAATGATGCTTATAGAGGAATTTACAATCTGTTCACCCTACAAAGcagtttgtgagtgtgtgtataccTCTTCCACAGTAGGGATTTTATTATTAGCTTTATTAAGCGCGTTCCACAGGGCCGAATCTTTAGTCCAGGCTTTGCTTTCCAGCACCTGCTCCTCGATGCTGTTCAAATGCTTCACCATGTCTCGGGACAAACCCTCCTCAGAGCGGATGAACACCTCAATCacctacacaaacacatcatgaACATTTAATTAGCATTTCAGTTTCCTTTAAACACACTCAACAGTTTGTTTTAATCTTTAGAGACACATTCATATCTACACTGCAATGTGATGCAAAAGTACACTAAAAACACTACCAAGGCTGAAAACCACATCCTAAAACTGAAGTGTGCCTTTGCAAGCGAATAATATGAGCACTGTGTGGTTCAACGTATCACAAAGCTCACGGTTTGTATCATATGATTTTTGAGTCACGGATTGGATCAGTTTTCAGGTCAGCAAAAAAATAATCAGCACGTGTGCCAACTACGATCCGCTTAACTCCTAGCTGACACCGTTCAGTACCTTGTAAAAGTAGAAAGGCTGGATCTGAAAGATTTCCAGTATCCATGGGAAGGTTCTTTGAGAGCTGTAGGCAAACAGCACCACCTCCAGACAGCACGCCAACAGAGAGCAATGGAGCACCTCCTGCTCCAACAGGACCTGATAGAGATCAGGAGGAGAGAGGAAGAGGTGACAATCTCATGTAAAAGCAGAAAATATAGAACACTGAAATAATATTTGGCAAAATCCATTTTCCTCTTTCTCTTTAGTAATATAAACAGAAGTGAAAAGTTTACATTTAGTAGAAcactatttatattatttagcAGGCACAAGGACTTACCGCCATATCTTTGCCCTGTAATCTCTTCATCTCCATAGTCATGATATTCTCCAGGATCTTGAAGTACAAGATCTCTGCCAGCTTCAGACGATTCTCTGCAAAATCTACACACAAGAACCTGCACTTAGTTGCATTATAAAATGTGAGGCTTTTCACAACAGTTTACCCTATTAAACATCTTTTTTAGATGTGTAGAATATCTGACCCATATGTGCTCCTGGCAGGTCATCTGTGGGTTTGGTGTAGGCCTGTTTAAAAATCTCTCCCATGGTCTTCACTCGATTCAGAATGGATTCAGAAGGATTTCGAGAGCAGGAACTATAAAAACAtggtgaaaataaaacaaaaaaatctctaAGAAAACAGGCCAACTATTCGTGCATGGATGGTTCAGGTTTTAATACATACTTAAAGATTTGGACCAGAGCATCGCTTGGTGCGTTTCGTAGGCCAGACACCATGCTCTGCAGTCGGCTCACACTTTGGGTGGCTGAGGAAACAGGGGTGACCAGCACCTCTTTCTCCTTCAAATACCGTCGACCCGTTAGAGGTGTAGAGGGAGCAAGGGACCGTGTCTACATAAAAACACAACAGGATAGGTCAAAggacatacactaccattcaaaagttcagGGTCAGAAAgttattaaatgaataaaatacagGTAATAAAAagacatgtttcttgagcagcaaatcagcatattagaatgatttctgaaggatcatgtgacactgaagactggagtaatgatgctgataacacagctttgcatcacaggaataaatcacattctacaatatattgaaatactgtagaactgtattttttatcaaataaatgcagccttggtgtgaGACTTCTCACCAACGCCAAACTTAGGTTAAATATCACTCTATATGAAATACTAAATATGTACACCAAGTTTGACAACCAGGATGTTCAAATGTTACTCTAAATGTAGCAACAGTGAGAGAAAGCTTCAGTACCTTTTCAAAGTGCTGCTGAAGGTTGTTCTCCACCTGCATACGGGCGGATAGCTGACCTGACGGAGGCTCAGCGGTGGATTTGCGAGGCGTGCCGATCTCCTCATCTGCATCGGCCCCCAAAAACACTCGCTcgtcaaaatcccccacagtcAAAACATATTCCTCATACTCACGATTTATGGCTTtactgaaaagacaaaaagattCATATACAGGtgcatactgaaaaaaaaaaaaaaaaaaaaaaacattaaatttaatgcgtgtttgtgtgcattttgtatttatatacatttcatGGCATATGCTTACTTGTTGTCTTGGAAATTTGGGGTGTCCAGCAATTCAGTCAGAGTGTCAGCATCACCTTTTAATATCTGAGAAAAATAAGGGAATAAACTGTGAATGTGGAAAGCATGAACAAGCTGTAAATCAGCAATCATATTGTTCTTGCCGTGTAGATTGTTTGTAAAAGTGTGTATTCCTCACTTTTTTCTCAAACAGTGTCTTTATGTAGGGTTTAAAGTAGTGCTCCTTTATGCCTTTGGCCTCCACCACCAACCCATCATGCAGTTCACACAACTTGTCAATGACACATGGCATCTCCTCCAAGTTTTCTGTGTCCTTTGGCAGTCCTACACAAAGTGAGCAACAGACTCTCAACGAAGCATTTTACATGTTTATTTTTCACAGACACAAATCAACCTACAAGAGTCTCTAACTGAATCTGATAAAAACACAATACAGTAATATGATGGGTCTAAGAGATGTGTTCAGTATTGTTGTAGTGTGTTGTAAAAGGTTTTAAACCACTAAAAGTCAGTTGGCAATCAAAATAATGCAAGTGCCCCAAATTATGTAAGATAGAAACATATTGCTACTATAAATCTGATTAtaaattaatcttttaaaaCCACCAGAAATTAAACAAGTTTTTAGTTCATGTTTTAGTCCTAATTTTGGCATCTGTATGCTAGTGTACTCCTAAAAGCCAGCTATTGGGGGATAAGCACTTTAATATGTTCTGTTGCTTGCCACAACTTCCAGATTAACAGGTAGTGCAAGAAAGTAGAGCTCAGAACATTTCATTTAGTCATTAATAAGGAGTTATAATAAGTTGTACTGTTTTAAATTCATTACAACTTCATCTATTCAGTCAACAGCACATTAACTAGTGCtatcaaatcgattaattgtgattaatcacatctaacataaaagtttgtgtttagattgtgtgtgtgtgtgtgtgtgtgtgtgtgtgtgtgtgtgtgtgtgtgtgtgtgtgtgtgtgtgtgtgtgtgtgtgtgtgtgtgtgtgtgtgtgtgtatatatata
Above is a genomic segment from Chanodichthys erythropterus isolate Z2021 chromosome 21, ASM2448905v1, whole genome shotgun sequence containing:
- the rbl1 gene encoding retinoblastoma-like protein 1, translating into MRGDETDSESVKSADGSIRRNLEALCQELNMDEETAAEALQNFSSIWNTYTLEGDVVHWLACSLYAACRKSSIPTVGRGVMEGNCVSLTRILRSAKLSLIQFFSKMKKWSDMSNLSQDFRSRIGRLERNFEVSTVIFRKFEPIFLDMFQNPQGEPPRLPRSRKHRRLPCHISDVFKFCWTLFVYTKGNFRMIGDDLVNSYHLLLCCLDLVFCNALMCSNKKDLINQYFRGLPKDTENLEEMPCVIDKLCELHDGLVVEAKGIKEHYFKPYIKTLFEKKILKGDADTLTELLDTPNFQDNNKAINREYEEYVLTVGDFDERVFLGADADEEIGTPRKSTAEPPSGQLSARMQVENNLQQHFEKTRSLAPSTPLTGRRYLKEKEVLVTPVSSATQSVSRLQSMVSGLRNAPSDALVQIFNSCSRNPSESILNRVKTMGEIFKQAYTKPTDDLPGAHMDFAENRLKLAEILYFKILENIMTMEMKRLQGKDMAVLLEQEVLHCSLLACCLEVVLFAYSSQRTFPWILEIFQIQPFYFYKVIEVFIRSEEGLSRDMVKHLNSIEEQVLESKAWTKDSALWNALNKANNKIPTVEEVNFPSNFDTGNNAGGPTHLPLVALSPIIHPRIREVRTGLGSSARKDVPQSPISLHDRYSSPAAGSAKRRLFGDDPPPQSPVKRISVTPIKIIPNTMENNQNTTTTVLSMATVNGQQLTIPLPMMKNEAGGITVIQLQANEMNPLTAQVLLTASPSRTAAPAASSDAQPLAANKPRRTGSLALFFRKVYHLASVRLRDLCLKLDISSELRGKIWTCFEHSLLHCTDLMKDRHLDQLLLCAIYIISKITKEENTFQDIMKCYRTQPQAHSHVYRSVLLKRRLREQQADENMEVDPPADQSNERMEQVDRTEADSEAEERGDLIQFYNSVYVLKMKSFALKYAHSTLDNRMEAPPLSPFPSVRAQPLSPRRVSQRHSIFVSPHKNGSSLTPSAYTYKFTGSPSKELSDINQMIRQGGVSKKRAFTMDGDETESPSKCLRQESDDVLLKRLQDVVSERASL